A single genomic interval of Thermus antranikianii DSM 12462 harbors:
- a CDS encoding AI-2E family transporter: MREAFARVWENPYVRVLVYLLFFFLLYRFLLRAWPALSILLTAFAIAYLTHPVVRFFEGKRLPRLVGVVLVYLGLGLFLGLVSFLTAQTVLELSRLAQELPALLDPFLSWLLDLPNRVRTIPIPESLRPVLAEASRNLQGLLQGFLETLVHWLQGLLSQGGNLLGFFTSLLGGIFQLLTALTLSIYFLYDLPRLAQAALKVFPEPYQPLVAELAHKLDQSVGGYMRGQLLVAFLVGLLVGVGLWLVGVPLAASLGFLAGVFNLIPFVGVVVSGVPALLLAATGGWGKVLLALLVLWLANQLEGNLLGPFIVGRSTRLHPVTAIAAILVGATLFGLWGALLGVPTAAFLKVLLEEYYKKSRFYREG; the protein is encoded by the coding sequence ATGCGCGAGGCTTTCGCCCGGGTCTGGGAGAACCCGTATGTGCGGGTTCTTGTTTACCTCCTATTCTTCTTCCTCCTCTACCGCTTTCTTCTCCGGGCCTGGCCTGCCCTTTCCATCCTCCTCACCGCCTTTGCCATCGCCTACCTCACCCATCCCGTGGTGCGCTTCTTTGAAGGCAAAAGGCTTCCCCGGCTCGTAGGGGTGGTCCTGGTCTACCTGGGCCTGGGCCTTTTCCTAGGCCTCGTCTCCTTCCTCACTGCCCAGACGGTGCTGGAGCTCTCCCGCCTGGCCCAGGAGCTTCCTGCGCTCCTGGACCCCTTCCTCTCGTGGCTGCTGGACCTGCCCAATCGCGTTCGGACCATACCCATTCCCGAATCCCTAAGGCCCGTGCTGGCCGAGGCCAGCCGTAACCTCCAGGGCCTTTTGCAGGGGTTTCTGGAAACCCTGGTTCACTGGCTTCAGGGGCTTCTCTCCCAGGGAGGCAACCTCCTGGGCTTTTTCACCTCCTTGCTGGGCGGTATCTTCCAGCTCCTCACCGCCCTCACCCTTTCCATCTACTTCCTCTACGACCTGCCGCGCCTGGCCCAGGCGGCCTTAAAGGTGTTCCCGGAACCCTACCAGCCCCTGGTGGCCGAGCTGGCCCATAAGCTGGACCAAAGCGTGGGGGGGTATATGCGGGGGCAGCTTCTGGTGGCCTTTCTGGTGGGGCTTCTGGTGGGGGTGGGGCTATGGCTGGTGGGGGTTCCCTTGGCCGCCAGCCTGGGCTTTCTGGCCGGGGTCTTTAACCTGATCCCCTTCGTGGGGGTGGTTGTCTCCGGGGTACCCGCCCTGCTCCTGGCGGCCACCGGGGGGTGGGGCAAGGTGCTTTTAGCCCTTTTGGTCCTCTGGCTGGCCAACCAGCTGGAGGGGAACCTCCTCGGGCCTTTCATCGTGGGCCGTTCCACCCGGCTTCATCCGGTGACCGCCATCGCTGCCATCTTGGTGGGGGCCACCCTTTTTGGCCTCTGGGGGGCGCTTTTAGGGGTCCCCACCGCCGCCTTCCTCAAGGTGCTTTTGGAGGAATATTACAAGAAAAGCCGGTTCTACCGGGAGGGCTAG
- a CDS encoding nucleotidyltransferase family protein translates to MGEGAREEVLREASRRVAELLKGRRYRLYLFGSRARKEASPRSDYDLALWADPPLDLATLARIREALEELPILQRIDLVELSWAPGLKKTVEEEGILIAEGEV, encoded by the coding sequence GTGGGGGAAGGAGCCCGCGAGGAAGTGCTAAGGGAGGCCTCGAGGCGGGTGGCAGAGCTCCTCAAGGGAAGGCGCTACCGCCTTTACCTTTTCGGCTCCCGGGCCCGGAAAGAGGCCAGCCCCCGCTCGGATTACGACCTGGCCCTCTGGGCCGACCCGCCCCTGGACCTGGCCACCTTGGCCCGCATCCGGGAGGCCTTGGAGGAGCTTCCCATCCTGCAAAGGATAGACCTGGTGGAGCTCTCCTGGGCCCCAGGGCTTAAGAAAACCGTGGAGGAGGAGGGGATCCTGATTGCAGAAGGAGAGGTTTAG
- a CDS encoding DUF2283 domain-containing protein, with product MRITYDLEADALYIAFGEGPATVEEVGEGIALDWDAEGKLLGIEVLDASKRLSDPKALRRFSLEALPVWDGT from the coding sequence ATGCGGATTACCTATGACCTCGAGGCCGATGCCCTGTACATCGCCTTCGGCGAGGGGCCGGCCACCGTGGAAGAGGTGGGAGAAGGCATTGCTCTGGACTGGGATGCGGAGGGGAAACTTTTGGGCATCGAAGTCCTGGATGCCAGCAAGCGGCTTTCTGACCCCAAGGCCCTAAGGCGCTTCTCCCTGGAGGCCCTCCCGGTCTGGGACGGAACCTAA
- a CDS encoding nucleotidyltransferase substrate binding protein → MQKERFRERLHLFRRAVDRLANALAQPKNEFLRDSAIQRFEFTFELAWKVLKEYLELQGLEARSPKAAIRGAFQVGLLPEDPGWLEMLELRNLTSHTYDEALAERIYGELPNALERFRQLLQRLEEVEGEDT, encoded by the coding sequence TTGCAGAAGGAGAGGTTTAGGGAGCGCCTGCACCTCTTCCGCCGGGCGGTGGATCGATTGGCCAATGCCCTGGCCCAGCCTAAGAACGAGTTCCTCCGGGACTCCGCCATCCAGCGTTTTGAGTTCACCTTTGAACTGGCCTGGAAGGTCCTCAAGGAGTACCTCGAGCTCCAGGGCCTCGAGGCCCGTTCCCCCAAAGCGGCTATCCGGGGAGCCTTCCAGGTGGGTCTTCTGCCGGAGGACCCAGGCTGGCTGGAAATGCTGGAACTGAGAAACCTCACCAGCCACACCTACGATGAAGCCCTGGCGGAGAGGATCTACGGGGAGCTCCCTAATGCCTTGGAAAGGTTTCGCCAGCTTTTGCAAAGGCTGGAGGAGGTGGAAGGGGAAGACACCTAG
- a CDS encoding HEPN domain-containing protein, whose protein sequence is MSVEKRRLEGERWLVQAEDDLEAGKVLLAVGKHAQAAFMTQQAGKKALKGLWFALGLDPWGHSLARLVRDLPGEWGKRLSPLLSLALALDKLYIPTRYPDALPGLTPKEAYTREEAEEALAHAEVILERVRQAFAEVQ, encoded by the coding sequence ATGAGCGTGGAAAAGAGGCGGCTTGAAGGGGAGCGCTGGCTAGTCCAGGCCGAAGACGACCTGGAGGCCGGCAAGGTTCTCCTGGCAGTGGGCAAGCACGCTCAGGCCGCTTTTATGACCCAGCAGGCCGGAAAGAAGGCCCTAAAGGGCCTTTGGTTCGCTCTGGGCTTGGATCCCTGGGGGCATAGCCTTGCCCGGCTTGTGCGCGACTTACCGGGGGAGTGGGGGAAGAGGCTCTCGCCCCTTCTCTCCCTAGCCCTGGCCTTGGACAAGCTCTACATACCCACCCGTTATCCGGATGCATTGCCCGGCTTGACTCCAAAGGAAGCCTATACCCGTGAGGAGGCCGAGGAGGCTCTAGCCCACGCCGAGGTCATCCTCGAGAGGGTTCGGCAGGCCTTCGCTGAGGTCCAATAG
- the rpmB gene encoding 50S ribosomal protein L28, with protein sequence MSKVCEISGKRPIVANSIQRRGKAKREGGVGKKTTGISKRRQYPNLQKIRVQVAGQEITFRVAASHIPKVYELLDRAKGLKLEGLSAKEIKERLLKLL encoded by the coding sequence ATGTCCAAGGTGTGCGAGATTAGCGGAAAGAGGCCCATCGTGGCCAATAGCATCCAAAGGCGGGGTAAGGCCAAGCGGGAAGGGGGCGTGGGTAAGAAGACCACCGGCATTTCCAAGCGTCGGCAGTACCCCAACCTGCAGAAGATCCGCGTCCAGGTGGCCGGCCAGGAGATCACCTTCCGGGTGGCGGCGAGCCATATTCCCAAGGTTTACGAGCTTCTGGACCGGGCCAAGGGGCTTAAACTGGAGGGCCTTTCCGCCAAGGAGATCAAGGAAAGGCTCTTGAAGCTACTCTAA
- a CDS encoding M23 family metallopeptidase, translating into MIWKPGHYLLLALALYSLVVTLGFSLRGRQLASLRQEVGILSQKAALAPEGYVLPLPGACLPTRPENLPGAPRPYRKGVSAGFVFIQGDACVPVVRGMGVVAAFGGEVVRVEGDYKEPSSEEYQRLLEAVRNGASPEQMDFLRGLEVWIRHPDGRTSVYAHLEGPYPGLKVGQRVYRGDPVGYVGSTGLMGGAPRLLFEIWEGEPDRGRFLFQGLSREELLKEAKAFFRLE; encoded by the coding sequence ATGATCTGGAAGCCGGGGCATTATCTCCTTCTGGCCCTGGCCCTCTACAGCCTGGTGGTCACCCTGGGGTTTTCCCTAAGGGGAAGGCAGCTTGCCAGCCTGCGCCAGGAGGTGGGGATCCTAAGCCAGAAGGCGGCCCTGGCGCCCGAGGGGTATGTTCTTCCCCTGCCTGGGGCCTGCCTGCCCACCAGGCCCGAGAACCTCCCGGGTGCGCCCCGTCCCTACCGTAAGGGGGTGAGCGCGGGCTTCGTGTTCATCCAAGGGGATGCCTGCGTGCCCGTGGTGCGGGGGATGGGGGTGGTGGCCGCTTTTGGGGGAGAGGTGGTGAGGGTGGAGGGGGATTACAAGGAGCCCTCTTCCGAGGAGTATCAGAGGCTTCTGGAGGCGGTGCGAAACGGGGCTTCCCCGGAGCAGATGGACTTCTTGCGGGGCCTCGAGGTCTGGATCCGCCACCCAGATGGCCGCACCAGCGTGTACGCCCACCTCGAGGGGCCCTACCCTGGCCTTAAGGTGGGGCAGAGGGTGTACCGGGGGGATCCCGTCGGCTATGTGGGCAGCACCGGGCTTATGGGCGGGGCTCCCAGGCTTCTTTTTGAGATCTGGGAAGGGGAGCCCGACCGGGGGAGGTTCCTCTTTCAGGGCCTATCCCGGGAGGAGCTCCTCAAAGAGGCCAAGGCCTTCTTCCGCTTAGAATAG
- the aspC gene encoding aspartate/prephenate aminotransferase: MRGLSQRVRAMKPSATVAVNARALELRRQGVDLVALTAGEPDFDTPEHVKEAARRALAQGKTKYAPPAGIPELREALAEKFRKENGLAVTPDQTIVTVGGKQALFNLFQAILDPGDEVIVLAPYWVSYPEMVRLAGGVPVEVETLPEEGFVPDPERVKRAITARTKALVVNSPNNPTGAVYPREVLEALARLALEHDFYLVSDEIYEHLIYEGEHFSPGQLAPEHTITVNGAAKAFAMTGWRIGYACGPKAVIKAMADVSSQSTTSPDTIAQWATLEALTNQEASRAFIEMAREAYRRRRDLLLKGLSEIGLKAVRPSGAFYVLLDTSPFAEDEVKAAERLLEGGVAVVPGTDFAAFGHVRLSYATSEENLKKALERFARVLQRV, encoded by the coding sequence ATGCGCGGCCTTTCGCAAAGGGTTAGGGCCATGAAACCCTCGGCCACGGTGGCGGTGAACGCCAGGGCCTTGGAGCTTAGGCGCCAGGGGGTGGACCTGGTGGCCTTGACGGCGGGGGAACCGGATTTTGACACCCCGGAGCACGTGAAGGAGGCAGCCCGGCGCGCCCTGGCCCAGGGGAAGACCAAGTATGCGCCTCCCGCGGGGATTCCCGAGCTTCGGGAGGCCCTGGCGGAGAAGTTCCGAAAGGAGAATGGCCTTGCCGTCACCCCGGACCAGACCATCGTCACCGTGGGGGGGAAGCAGGCTCTGTTTAACCTCTTCCAGGCCATCCTGGACCCCGGGGATGAGGTGATCGTCCTGGCTCCTTACTGGGTGAGCTACCCGGAGATGGTGCGCTTGGCCGGCGGGGTGCCGGTGGAGGTGGAAACCCTTCCCGAAGAGGGCTTCGTGCCCGACCCCGAGCGCGTAAAAAGGGCCATCACGGCCCGCACCAAGGCCTTGGTGGTGAACTCCCCCAACAACCCCACGGGGGCGGTCTATCCCCGGGAGGTCCTCGAGGCCCTGGCCCGGCTTGCCCTGGAGCACGACTTCTACCTGGTTTCCGACGAGATCTACGAGCACCTCATCTACGAGGGGGAGCACTTCTCCCCGGGGCAGCTGGCTCCTGAGCACACCATCACCGTGAACGGGGCGGCCAAGGCCTTCGCCATGACCGGCTGGCGCATCGGCTACGCCTGTGGCCCCAAGGCGGTCATCAAGGCCATGGCGGATGTTTCCAGCCAGTCCACCACCAGCCCCGACACCATCGCCCAGTGGGCCACCCTCGAGGCCCTCACCAACCAGGAGGCCTCGAGGGCCTTTATCGAAATGGCCCGGGAGGCCTACAGGAGGCGGCGCGACCTTCTCCTTAAGGGGCTTTCCGAGATCGGGCTGAAGGCGGTGCGCCCGAGCGGGGCCTTCTACGTCCTCCTGGACACCTCCCCCTTCGCCGAGGACGAGGTGAAGGCGGCGGAGAGGCTTCTTGAAGGGGGGGTGGCGGTGGTGCCGGGCACGGATTTCGCCGCCTTTGGGCACGTGCGCCTCTCCTACGCCACCAGCGAGGAAAACCTGAAGAAAGCCCTGGAGCGCTTTGCGCGGGTTTTGCAAAGGGTCTAG
- a CDS encoding histidine phosphatase family protein, which translates to MGLLGHFLKGPHPKTTLLLTRAGPVENPEHVLYSHPGLPLSEQGRQALRSLARLAQRYPVAWVYAADSLAEAEAAGLLAEALGVPFTLLPELRERSWGEWEGLSFAEVRERYPKEVAAWLEDEASFAPPGGESLRKAWERGREAIRTLLGKHRGQALLVVGNCTLNRAALSLALPLPVEEGLRVEQDYARLSVVEFYGEEGVVKALNLGDATLGLKPGSYY; encoded by the coding sequence ATGGGTCTCCTCGGCCACTTCCTCAAGGGGCCCCACCCCAAAACCACCCTGCTCCTCACCCGCGCCGGGCCGGTGGAAAACCCCGAACACGTCCTTTACAGCCATCCGGGCCTTCCCCTTTCGGAACAGGGCAGGCAAGCCCTCCGCTCCCTGGCCAGGCTAGCCCAGCGCTACCCCGTGGCCTGGGTCTACGCCGCCGACAGCCTGGCCGAGGCCGAGGCGGCCGGGCTTCTTGCGGAAGCCCTTGGGGTGCCTTTTACCCTCCTCCCGGAACTGAGGGAGCGAAGCTGGGGGGAATGGGAAGGACTGAGCTTCGCCGAGGTAAGGGAGCGGTATCCCAAGGAAGTAGCCGCCTGGCTGGAGGACGAGGCCAGCTTTGCCCCCCCGGGTGGGGAAAGCCTGAGGAAGGCCTGGGAAAGAGGGCGGGAAGCGATCAGGACCCTCCTTGGAAAGCATCGAGGCCAGGCCCTGTTGGTGGTGGGGAACTGCACCTTAAACCGCGCCGCCTTGAGCCTGGCCCTACCCCTTCCCGTGGAAGAAGGTCTCAGGGTGGAACAGGACTACGCCCGGCTTTCCGTGGTGGAGTTCTACGGGGAGGAAGGGGTGGTGAAGGCCCTCAACCTGGGTGACGCTACGCTCGGGTTAAAACCCGGCAGCTACTACTAG
- a CDS encoding nucleotidyltransferase domain-containing protein — translation MEVLAPYLEEAVRRLREALDLEAVYLFGSHARGTADARSDLDLLVVARTHLPPLKRIGLVLELLQDAPWPVEALVLTPEEWVERQELPFLRGILREAVPLYERGKEAA, via the coding sequence GTGGAGGTCCTGGCTCCCTACCTCGAAGAAGCGGTGCGGAGGCTTCGGGAAGCCCTAGACCTAGAGGCGGTTTACCTTTTCGGCTCCCATGCCCGGGGTACCGCGGATGCCCGCTCCGACCTGGACCTCCTGGTGGTAGCCCGCACCCACCTGCCGCCCCTGAAACGCATCGGTCTAGTACTGGAGCTTCTTCAGGATGCCCCTTGGCCCGTGGAGGCCCTGGTGCTCACCCCCGAGGAGTGGGTCGAAAGACAGGAGCTCCCGTTTTTACGGGGGATTCTAAGGGAGGCCGTGCCCCTTTATGAGCGTGGAAAAGAGGCGGCTTGA
- the tgt gene encoding tRNA guanosine(34) transglycosylase Tgt, protein MDPFRFTIQARSGRARVGLLTTPHGRVETPLFMPVGTQGSVKGLLPKDLKAIGSQVLLANTYHLLLRPGPERVQALGGLHRFAGWDGPWLTDSGGFQVMSLGHLRRIDEEGVVFQSHLDGSLIRLTPERSIAIQEALGADFIMAFDECPPYPSSPEYLKASLERTLRWLERSLKAKTRPDQALFGIAQGGTDAGLRALSTRETLRFDLPGYAIGGLAVGETKEEMFPMVALSTEILPEAKPRYLMGVGHPEDLVAAMGLGVDLFDSVYPTRTGRFGSALVPEGRINLKNAQYLEDKRPLEEGCDCYACQTFSRAYIAHLVRAEEMLGGILLSLHNLRFLHRLTERAREAIRQGSYGAFAREFAERRFGKEIPPWFREAMAAGGHW, encoded by the coding sequence ATGGATCCCTTTCGCTTCACCATCCAAGCCCGCTCTGGCCGGGCCCGGGTAGGCCTTCTCACCACCCCCCACGGAAGGGTGGAAACCCCCCTTTTCATGCCCGTGGGCACCCAGGGCTCGGTGAAGGGGCTTTTGCCCAAGGACCTGAAGGCCATCGGCAGCCAGGTGCTCCTGGCCAACACCTACCACCTCCTCCTCCGCCCGGGACCCGAACGGGTGCAGGCCCTGGGAGGACTCCACCGCTTTGCCGGCTGGGATGGCCCTTGGCTTACGGACTCCGGGGGGTTCCAGGTGATGAGCCTGGGGCACCTGAGGCGCATTGACGAGGAAGGGGTGGTCTTCCAAAGCCACCTGGATGGGAGCCTGATCCGCCTCACCCCGGAAAGAAGCATCGCCATCCAGGAGGCCCTGGGGGCGGACTTCATCATGGCCTTTGACGAGTGTCCTCCTTACCCCTCCTCCCCCGAATACCTGAAGGCTTCCCTAGAACGCACCCTGCGCTGGCTGGAGCGGAGCCTGAAGGCCAAAACCCGGCCCGACCAGGCCCTCTTCGGCATCGCCCAAGGGGGGACGGATGCCGGGCTTAGGGCCCTTTCCACGCGGGAAACCCTGCGCTTTGACCTTCCTGGCTACGCCATCGGAGGCCTGGCCGTGGGGGAGACCAAGGAGGAGATGTTCCCCATGGTGGCCCTCTCCACGGAGATCCTTCCCGAGGCAAAGCCCCGCTACCTCATGGGGGTGGGGCACCCCGAGGACCTGGTGGCGGCCATGGGCCTAGGGGTGGACCTCTTCGACAGCGTCTACCCTACCCGCACGGGCCGCTTCGGCTCGGCCTTGGTCCCGGAAGGGCGAATAAACCTGAAAAACGCCCAGTACCTAGAGGACAAGCGGCCTCTGGAAGAAGGCTGCGATTGCTACGCCTGCCAAACCTTCAGCCGGGCTTACATCGCCCACCTGGTGCGCGCGGAGGAGATGCTTGGAGGCATCCTCCTTTCCCTGCACAACCTCCGCTTCCTGCACCGCCTCACGGAAAGGGCTCGGGAGGCCATCCGCCAAGGAAGCTACGGGGCCTTTGCCCGGGAGTTTGCCGAGAGGCGTTTTGGCAAGGAGATACCCCCCTGGTTCCGGGAGGCCATGGCGGCGGGGGGGCACTGGTAA
- the lspA gene encoding signal peptidase II, whose amino-acid sequence MPTILVPLLLAFDQILKLWALENLSPVPRPFLGDLLYLTLVKNTGAGFGLFEGRAFLLGWLSLGVGTLLLYLLARRRYVFWQTLALSLIAVGALGNGIDRLGRGFVVDYLDLGTSIPLIATFPVFNLADVCVTVGTALLLLAPRRKRRF is encoded by the coding sequence ATGCCCACGATCCTGGTGCCCCTCCTCCTCGCCTTTGACCAGATCCTTAAGCTCTGGGCCCTGGAAAACCTCTCCCCGGTGCCGAGGCCCTTTCTGGGAGACCTCCTCTACCTCACCCTGGTCAAGAACACGGGGGCGGGCTTTGGCCTTTTCGAGGGCCGGGCCTTCCTCCTGGGGTGGCTCAGCCTGGGGGTGGGGACCCTCCTCCTTTACCTTCTGGCCCGAAGGCGCTATGTCTTCTGGCAAACCCTGGCCCTTTCCCTCATCGCCGTGGGGGCTCTGGGTAACGGGATAGACCGCCTGGGCCGGGGCTTTGTGGTGGACTACCTGGACCTGGGAACCTCCATCCCCCTTATCGCCACCTTCCCCGTCTTCAACCTGGCGGATGTATGCGTGACGGTGGGGACGGCCCTGCTCCTCCTGGCTCCCAGGCGGAAGCGCCGCTTCTAG
- the ispG gene encoding flavodoxin-dependent (E)-4-hydroxy-3-methylbut-2-enyl-diphosphate synthase has translation MRRPTPTVWVGRVPLGGAHPVAVQSMTNTPTQDVEATTAQILALYRAGSEIVRLTVNDEEAARAVPEIKKRLLEEGVEVPLVGDFHFNGHLLLRKHPKMAEALDKFRINPGTLGRGRHKDENFAEMIRIALDLGKPVRIGANWGSLDPALLTELMEANARRPEPKSAHEVLLEALVESAVRAYEAARELGLGEDKIVLSAKVSKAPDLVWVYRELARRTPAPLHLGLTEAGMGVKGIVASTAALAPLLLEGIGDTIRISLTPAPGEPRTKEVEVAQEILQALGLRSFAPEVTSCPGCGRTTSTFFQELAETVNAHLRARLPEWRAKYPGVEELKVAVMGCVVNGPGESRHAHIGISLPGSGEEPKAPVYADGKLLTILKGENLAQDFLALLEDYVERRFSKA, from the coding sequence ATGAGGCGACCTACCCCTACGGTCTGGGTGGGACGCGTTCCCTTAGGGGGCGCCCACCCCGTGGCCGTGCAGTCCATGACCAACACCCCCACCCAGGATGTGGAGGCCACCACGGCGCAAATCCTGGCCCTTTACCGGGCGGGAAGCGAGATCGTGCGCCTCACGGTGAACGACGAGGAGGCGGCCCGGGCCGTCCCGGAGATCAAGAAAAGGCTCCTGGAGGAGGGGGTGGAGGTGCCCCTGGTGGGGGATTTCCACTTCAACGGCCACCTGCTCCTAAGGAAGCACCCTAAAATGGCCGAGGCCCTGGACAAGTTCCGCATCAACCCGGGCACCTTGGGCCGGGGGCGGCATAAGGACGAGAACTTCGCCGAGATGATAAGGATCGCCCTGGACCTGGGCAAGCCCGTGCGCATCGGGGCCAACTGGGGAAGCCTGGACCCTGCCCTTCTCACCGAGCTCATGGAGGCAAACGCCCGCCGCCCTGAGCCCAAAAGCGCCCACGAGGTCCTCCTGGAAGCCCTGGTGGAAAGCGCCGTGCGGGCCTATGAGGCCGCCCGGGAGCTGGGTCTAGGGGAGGATAAGATCGTCCTCTCCGCCAAGGTGTCTAAGGCCCCGGACCTGGTATGGGTCTACCGGGAACTCGCCCGCCGCACCCCAGCCCCCCTTCACCTGGGCCTTACCGAGGCGGGAATGGGGGTGAAGGGGATCGTGGCCAGCACCGCAGCCCTTGCTCCCCTGCTACTGGAAGGCATCGGGGACACCATCCGCATCTCCCTCACCCCAGCCCCCGGGGAGCCCCGCACCAAGGAGGTGGAGGTGGCCCAGGAGATCCTTCAGGCCCTAGGCCTTAGAAGCTTCGCCCCGGAGGTCACCAGCTGCCCGGGGTGCGGCCGCACCACCAGCACCTTTTTCCAGGAACTGGCGGAAACCGTAAACGCCCACCTAAGGGCCAGGCTTCCCGAATGGCGGGCGAAGTACCCAGGGGTGGAGGAACTCAAGGTGGCGGTGATGGGGTGTGTGGTGAACGGCCCCGGGGAGAGCCGCCACGCCCATATCGGCATCTCCTTGCCGGGAAGCGGGGAAGAGCCCAAGGCCCCGGTTTACGCGGACGGGAAGCTCCTCACCATCCTCAAGGGGGAGAACCTGGCCCAGGACTTCCTGGCCCTTTTGGAAGACTACGTGGAGCGGCGCTTTTCCAAAGCCTGA
- a CDS encoding GNAT family N-acetyltransferase, with product MIRPVARQDLPGLLKLLHWMDESPKRGVLAPEARDLEGLAEELEDGLVLLRNGEVAGYVGLYAFWDGAALEGPLAYREEDLPPLLQAAEKRASELHLDRLYAFPREENHTLRKVLEEADFGLLHLTYFFVKNPEGLDYPPPEGVAIRRGFPGPGVYRELYRESEEGWALRLKWTDEELWEHFQDPHVHLLVAYQGKEPVGLAEVELEDKEASVAYIGVVPKARGRGIGRALLAEAAKLAQKKGATLLRVRAHDHETGALELYRNLGFSLEEAVATYAKELRARR from the coding sequence ATGATCCGGCCCGTGGCCCGCCAGGACCTCCCCGGGCTCCTCAAGCTCCTCCACTGGATGGACGAAAGCCCCAAGCGGGGGGTCTTGGCCCCGGAGGCCAGGGACCTCGAGGGCCTGGCCGAGGAGCTGGAGGACGGCCTGGTCCTCTTGAGGAACGGGGAGGTGGCGGGGTACGTGGGCCTTTATGCCTTTTGGGATGGAGCGGCCCTCGAGGGACCCCTGGCCTACCGGGAGGAGGACCTTCCCCCCCTTCTTCAGGCCGCGGAAAAGCGGGCCAGTGAACTTCACCTGGACCGGCTTTACGCTTTCCCCCGGGAGGAAAACCACACCCTGCGAAAGGTGTTAGAGGAAGCCGACTTCGGCCTTTTGCACCTCACCTACTTCTTCGTGAAAAACCCGGAGGGCCTGGACTACCCACCCCCCGAGGGCGTGGCCATCCGAAGGGGTTTCCCGGGCCCCGGGGTTTACCGGGAGCTTTACCGGGAAAGCGAAGAGGGTTGGGCCCTGCGCCTTAAATGGACGGACGAGGAGCTTTGGGAGCACTTCCAGGATCCCCATGTCCACCTCCTGGTGGCCTACCAGGGGAAGGAACCCGTGGGCCTGGCCGAGGTGGAGCTGGAGGATAAGGAGGCCAGCGTGGCCTATATCGGCGTGGTGCCCAAGGCCCGGGGCCGGGGCATCGGACGGGCCCTCCTGGCGGAAGCAGCAAAGCTGGCGCAGAAAAAGGGCGCCACCCTCCTGAGGGTCCGGGCCCACGACCACGAGACCGGGGCCCTGGAGCTTTACCGCAACCTGGGCTTCAGCCTCGAGGAGGCGGTGG
- a CDS encoding diacylglycerol/lipid kinase family protein has product MERWVIVNPAAGRGKVGRLSGFILKAAREKGAKAFLTEGPGHATELSRNAPEGARVVAVGGDGTVHEVLKGLAGTEKVLGVVPIGSGNDFARMLGLRELPWREALELALFAQEEAIDLCWVNGEPFGASLGIGFDALVAKKALTAPSFLRGMPRYLYALFGVLKELRLPEGRVVVEGEEVHRGPLLLVAVMNGPVYGGGIPIAPMADPRDGVLSVILARSFTRPGVVFILPRLLLGRHLSHPQVVAFAGREVVVEFAHPVPAHADGELLPEARLYRARVEPLGLRVVGGRAGQRGERPLLSPVGAG; this is encoded by the coding sequence GTGGAAAGGTGGGTCATCGTTAACCCGGCGGCGGGACGGGGAAAGGTAGGGAGGCTTTCCGGGTTCATCCTCAAGGCTGCCCGGGAAAAAGGAGCGAAGGCCTTCCTCACCGAGGGCCCGGGCCACGCCACAGAGCTTTCCCGGAATGCCCCCGAAGGGGCTAGGGTGGTGGCCGTGGGAGGGGATGGCACGGTGCACGAGGTGTTGAAGGGCCTGGCGGGCACGGAAAAGGTCCTGGGGGTGGTGCCCATCGGTAGCGGCAACGACTTCGCCCGCATGCTGGGCCTGAGGGAGCTTCCCTGGAGGGAGGCCCTGGAACTGGCCCTCTTCGCCCAGGAGGAGGCCATAGACCTCTGCTGGGTGAACGGCGAGCCCTTTGGGGCCTCCCTGGGCATCGGCTTCGATGCCCTGGTGGCCAAGAAGGCCCTCACCGCTCCCTCTTTCCTCCGGGGCATGCCCCGTTACCTTTACGCCCTCTTCGGGGTGCTTAAGGAGCTTCGCCTGCCCGAGGGGCGGGTGGTGGTGGAGGGGGAGGAGGTGCACCGGGGGCCTCTTCTCCTGGTGGCGGTGATGAATGGGCCCGTCTACGGGGGTGGCATCCCCATCGCTCCCATGGCCGATCCCCGGGATGGCGTTCTCTCCGTGATCCTGGCCCGCTCCTTCACCCGACCCGGGGTGGTCTTCATCCTGCCCCGGCTCCTTTTGGGCAGGCATCTTTCCCATCCTCAGGTGGTGGCCTTTGCGGGCCGGGAGGTGGTGGTGGAGTTCGCCCATCCTGTCCCCGCCCATGCCGACGGGGAGCTTCTTCCCGAGGCCCGCCTTTACCGGGCCCGGGTGGAGCCTTTGGGCCTTAGGGTGGTGGGAGGCAGGGCAGGGCAAAGGGGGGAAAGGCCCCTTTTAAGCCCGGTGGGAGCGGGTTGA